AAATTGTAATCTTTGGTTGGTTTTGATGTCAATCTTTCCACATTTCTTGGATTCTTATAAGGATATGGAAGGCTGGCTAAGCTTTTAACTTGgtgtaatttgatcaaagtatccaactttgaTGTTGTAAGACTCTTAAATCTCTCTCAATTTATGtattgttctttcctttgttcttaaattcttatgttgagtagatgaatgtatgaattgatcactcttgcatcttatttacctaaCTATTGCAAATtttagagaaatggtttaatctatctagaattgtttggagcaaacttgttgtatgttgatttggtttaaaggattcatataaCAAGTAGGAAATTACATGTCTTTTCTTGTTAGCATGGTTTAATCTAGTAGGATTTGATTCTAGCTTACATCTCTTGGCAAAACTTTCATGCTCAATTCTAGTTTCCATTCATGGTTTAATGAGTTGTGGTTAGAATTGAAGAACTCACATATATGGTTTAATTGTGTGTGTCAATTTCTTGAGATGGTAGTATTGGATAGATAACAATAAAGAGAAAAGAGTCAAGCTTTATCATTGTTGgattactaagagagaattatatCAATTTCTTTCCCATATTTGATTGTTGCATATCTaatgtttgttgttttgcttctaTGATAAAAATTGCATCTTTACTTTTCCTTATGCTACTTCAAAACCAAACTTCCTTCATTTATGTCATACTACATGTTAACCATTGTTCATAATCATTGTTTGTGGATAAACTAATTAGTAAGTCTTAATTGTGGTTAGTGTCTTAATTAGTTCATAGAGTCCTAATTAGTTGCTATTTGTAAAAATTCAACTCTTTAGTTCAAAAGTccttcccttgggttcgaccctagTTTGCCAATTTACTACCTTATTGCTTGAAGTTAGTAGAGTTTAGttaggcttataaattgttaatttggtagttaattctagtattacGACACCTAGTATTTTCCCTATCACATCTTTAAAGTactagttttatttaattaaaataaattttaacgaTAAATAGAGGGAGCCGGCGCATAGCCGGGCACCAATAgtaatttaaaaataaaacaaaaaccctTTAGGCAAATTGTGGAAGGGAACGATCAGTTAAAAGTTGAAAGCTTTAATTTGTGTGCCTCGAGAAGGTAGGGCATATATTGTAGCGAAAATCTCCAAACCTCCTTGCTGGTGGAGGAGGATCGGTTAATGAGGGGTCACATGGTTATTCTAGGGTGTCAGTCAAGGCTCCGTATAGTAGTTTGTCTTGCCTAAGCCAAGTGTTATAACATCGTGGAGGCCGTGGCCAAATTAGAGAGATTCAATTTGGACACGCCATGGTTGGTAGTTGCTGCCAACGAGCTTGTCAACAGAGTGTATGTTGTGGACAATTAGCGGTCGGGAAAACTTCGTTACTGTTAGGGATTGTATTTGCCGGAGACGACATTGTGGGTATATGTTGGAAGGGTAGTTAAAACTTATATTCGTGATTGGCATGCTGTTAAAACATTTAGAATTAAGATAagagttttttgtcaaaaactacctaatatttacctcatttttataaatactacctaaagtttttaattttgcgagaaactacctaatactccctcctattcattcattttgtcccccttctattttacacaagaattaagaaaatgattttggaccacacaaaacactctattccactctaccccacatgtaattaaattcggaccacacaaaagttaccaaaaaaggaaagagggacaaaaatccgactagcttcgataaggaaagagggacaaaatgaatgaataggagggagtatttttttacTTTTGTCGAAAACTACCAAATTGAAATTAATGAGCAAATTCGACAATTTTTTTCCAAATTAACTAAAATTCCGACAAATAAGTCAAAATGCCAAtcgaattaatcataattttgtccAAATTAGCCACAATCTCGCCAAACTAGTCAAAATtgtagaaaaaaaaattgaaataaatgtgTTAGTAGCTAATCAAAACAGTTGGTGGTGGTTAAGTATAGTAATTAATGTATGTTTAATGCCAAAAATAATGTTATCGAGTTAGAATTTTGTCTAATTTGATCGAATTTTTCAATTTGGTAGTGTCCGACAAAAGTCAAGAAAATTTAGGTAGTTTCTCGCAAAATTAAAAACTTTAGGTAGTATTTATGAAAATGAGGTAAATATTAGGTAGCTTTTGACAAAAAAACTCTTAAGATAAACCATGCTGTTAAAACTTACTGTTAGGCTAGTTACCTCGCAAAACGATGGAATATGAAGCCAGTAGATTCCTATCAGGATTTATAGGCTATAGCTTTATATTCCATGgaataacaaaggaaagaaatgTCAAATATTTCAAATTCTTACTTCCATCCAACTATTGACAGCAGATACGATACTGACTGCCTAGTGCGATATTGCCTATAATCCTCAGCAAAAGAAGGCGTGTACTGCCTCTGCCTCACTCCCAGCAAGGGGGGAGGGTGTGTTAAAGCTAGCCTAAAGCAAACAAAAGACTGGAAAGTAAATTGTTTCATGTTTATTACAAGCCAAAAGGTAGGAGAAGCATAAAGCTATGGAGTATTGCGGAGTGTATGAGTTCTCAACCCAAAAAGACGGCGGCTGTACTCTGAAGCTTGTTCCTTAAACCAGATACGCTCTTTAAGATCATACCTTTTGACTGCTGCACCAAAGGAGAAATACAGTTTACTTTAGACAGAGGCTCATTAAGCTATGTTATTCGGTACCTAGCATAAGCATATGATTATTACTCCGTATATCTACTTTCAGGAcgggttttgaaaataatttcCCCCTCTCTATTCAAGGAAATTTGATACATTTTCAAAATCTACCTCACATATTTTCATTAATGGTAGTgaaagagaagggagagagtaTTTTTCAACTAAAGTGATCCTCCTTGTGAAAAGTGTCATGCAGTTCGGCGGAATATTAAAAAGACGCTTTACATTGGTGGATGATATGCTGTAAGAGCAAAGAGCAGAACAAAAACACGAGTTCATATTCTTAGCGACAATTTTACTAAGCTAACTAACATTTGCAAAGTTGATATACTGTGACAAGTTTCTCAGCGTTTCATGCAATATTTACTAGTGATGGAGGAAACATAACCGATCATGTTTCCTGTAACATTCCATCGAGATTTTAGTCGCGGGGTATAAATTCATGTATCCTATCCCCTTACACAGTCATATGCAGGTGCAGTGTCATTGTAAAAGGATGCATAAAATAACGTGAGTAAAAGGAAAATATACCCTGACCTTCTCAGGCGGGCAGCATGAATAGGCGGAAATTCAGTGTCAGCGTTGCTCTGAAACTGCAGCTTAGACCATGATACCAAATCAATTTTTACCACCACATGGTCACACACTACACATTTGTGACTCGGAGTGCCAACTTCAGCAATCCTCATGGCTTTGGCTCTGCAGCCGCTGCACCACAACAAGTGTTGGCATGGATAATTGGCCCAAACCAATCTGTTTTCTCCACAAGCAAAACAAGTCCCTCGCTTCACACTGGCTGCATAATCCTGTATCCATAATTGAAAAACAGTGTAAATGTTACAGAGAGGAAAATTTAATCTTGGAAATGTTACGGAGACACTTGTGTCATCTTACAACAACAAAAAAGTGTTGTTCCTACATTGATATGGTTCAGCTAATATGATCACTTGAAAGCATCAAGGCGAAgtaaattaaagaagaaaaaaataggATAAGAAAATTAAGTGTACATATGTGTATAgttaaaaaaaatcataaaaatcagTAGAAGTTTCTAAAACAATGGGGATCGATGAtattatgataaatatttttaatCAATCTTACATCATAGAATTTGATGCTTCTAAGGAAGAACACATCGTTCTTCTTTCGGGCAAGGTGCTCAAGGACTAAATGCTTCTGCCTGAAATGCTCATCTGGAGCCTTGAATCCTCCAGTCCCTCTCCATGTTCGAGCATGAAAAATAGGGTCTGGTGTCAGAAACTGCAGGAACCTTGGGTTGGTCGCAGGTAATGTATCAGTTGCAGTAGTCTTGACATTTTCAACTGTCGATTCACCACCAACTGCATTGGCAACTGTAGCATCAGGACTGGTCTCAGAGCTCCTGCTGGAAAAACAATCTTTGTCAGATTCGATTTTGGCCACATCAACATCCTTGTGACGATTATGGTCAACGTGTTTCTTAGCTGTTGTTATATCGCTGAGTGCAGAGAAATCAATCTTTGATACAGCCAGTGCTCGAGGGCGGGAAACCTTTGGTGGTAAAAGAATCATATGATTTGGGATTGTCCCACCAGTGTTGATAAACTTTGAAGCACACAATCCAGGGTAAGCCTTGATAAAATCACTAAGCTTAGGGTAGCCAAGTGAGGCATGATCAAGATCGAGGCCAAATAGTGCTTTAAAATCTGTTTTGAGAGATGACAGGGAGTAAAACTCTCCTTGTTTTGTATTCCTTGACATCTTCTTTAAGAAATTAGGAAGCCATTTCTTCAGCACTGCAAACCATTTAGGCATATCTTGCACAGCAGATCGGCTTTTGTGGGCCTCAACTAGTTCCTCGGGTTGGTCTAAAACTATTCCGCTGGCCCAAGAAATCTGCTCAGGTTTGTTGGCATCTGAACTAATCTCAAATTGGCCTAGTTCTTGAGAGTAGAGTTGGCTAATTTTTTGCTGCATTTCCTCCTGAACCGTCTTGTTCTGAGGTTCCTCATGAAGGGACTCATCTTCAGAGTCATCATGTGATAGTAAGCATTTTGGGACAGCAGTTTTCATCTCAACTTTCTTTCCCAATATATCAGTATAGTGGGCATCCAAAGCAGCGTTTACAGATTTTTCATCCGTGAATGTGACGAAGCCAAATCCTCTGGATAGTACTTGACCATCAATATTCACCTCCAAAACTTTGGCATCTACCACAGGTCCAAATTTCTCTTGCATAATACAAGCTAACGACTCTGCGTCACATAATGATTAAATGAGTAGCCTTGCAATATATTGCTTTGGAAAACTGCCAAGTGTAACCAAACTGAAACTTATTTGTTCTAGAACCACTGTTACTTGGTCGACAGCAAATGTGCGACAGGGCTATTTTGTTAAAAGCTTCATACTTTAACCTAAATAAAGTATTTGAGGGTTTAGTATTATGTCGTCATGTTGAAGTGTCGGACATGCAATACGCTGGCAAAGTGAAGTGTCAAAGTAACATAGTCTAGAACCATATAAGATCTCTCACCTGAGTCTATAGTTATTGGTAGTCCTCCTACAAAAATCTTTCTCTTAAACTCCTGGAGAGCTAGAGAACGAGCAAGTCTGCTTCTTGATTTCTTGTTACCAAGTTCCTCTTCACCGTGCTTGAAAAAGCAATTAGACCCTCTGGCACATCCTGTTGCTGATGTATAGTATTTACAGATATCACCATCTGAACTTGAGTTGATACTGCATTCTCGAGAAGAAAAGCATGAAATGCCAAACTATGACTTATTGAAAAAAGTTAAATCATGTTTTTATGTTCttgaattaaaaaaaattacCTCTCAGACGAAGACCATGTTTCCTTCAGAGGTACTTCACGTGTTGAAACCACCTCATCATTTTGTACAGTGATTTTTTGCCGCGAGTTCCTGTTGGCTGCATTATTGTAGAAAAGTGATGTATTTAATAAGTCTATTTTGATCGCGAGAAAACTCAGAAAGCATACTCGTTAAGTGCCTTCCATAGCGTGACAAAACTTACTGATGACTAAACTGGTACGATTCAAAGCAGCACGCATTTGCTGTGATTTTGCCAATTCAATAGGTCTTTCCCGACTGAAGTAAGCAAGTAAGATTTGGAAACAAGGGTATTAGGTCAGTATTAAGACATAATTTACTGGAGCTTTGAGATACAAATGCAAACTAggcaaaaaaaataacaaaaactaGTTTGCCAAATTGGTCAAAGAAAATCTATTTCAAGAAAATTTAAGGGTTTCTGACCGCAAATTATGAATTTCTGTGCTTGCCCCAAAACGTAGGAGGAGTTGAGCACAATCTATTCGGTCATTCTTTGCTGCAAGAAACAAAGGAGTTTCTTTCAACTCTGATGTTAGATGGACGGTGTCTGGATCCCGCAATAGCAGTATCTAGGAAATCAAGCACAGAAAGACTCAAAGTAACAACAGCAATAAAACTTTCAAAACTTCAAGAACGATAAAATTGATTAATGACATCAACATACCTCAAGTGCGTCAATTTTTCCAGTTCCCGCAGCAACATGAACTGAAGTCAGTCCGAACTTATCTTTCTGTCTCACTCTAGCACCATGCTTCAGTAGGAGGAGAAGGATTCTATATAATGAAATTTCCGCACTTTAGTAACTGAATTAGATGGATAAGAAATATATTCTCTTGTGCCACAGTCTGATACCTAATCTGCTGACGGTTAGGCACTTTCGATGCTTTAAGGCACCATTTTAGAGCAGAGTTGCCTTCAGAGTCAACTTCATTTACATCAATATTAGTCTTCAGAAGCAGCTTCATCACTGCTTCATCTCCAGCCTTTGATgggaaaagaagaaggaaaagaaATACAACTCATAAGAGGGTTTAAGCTGTCAGTGATATCATGCAGCACAGCAAAAGGACAGGATACTAAAACCCAAATTATTGCCTAAAAAGCTCATCCGAGTTCCCACAACGTAGATTTTGTCAAGAGTTGTCAATTTAAGCAGATATGATTCATTGAATGTTTTGCTTGGTCTTTGTTGCGTAAGGTGTCAATACTGATTTATTAGAGTAATGACTAATTTGATTAAATGTTTGGCATACTTGTGATTACAACGCCTAGAAGACCGGAAGAGATTGACCAGTCATAGACAAAGGAAAGTACTATCTGATATGTACCCACATGCTGATTGCTGAAGGTCTAATATTCTTGCATTCTTGATCATCAAACCATCATTGACCAACAAGCCACTAGatgagcaaaaaaaaaaaccaccttCATATGGTGCTCTTGCTAACTGCACCGCATTAGGGGTTGAAAGAATACCCATATACTTTTGATATGAAGGTTAAGGCAATAGACTGTTCTTTTGCCACTCTGTATGGACGGAATGTTGAGAGTCTTGAAACTAAGATAACTTCTCTAATGATGTAATACTAGTGATGATAGTGGAATAACAAATGACTACTGAGCTGAGAAATTATACCTGACAAGCTAAAATGAGAGGGGAGACAAGTTTCTTGCTCATAAAACCATTGTTAGTATGACAAGCTCCAAAGAAGTGAAGAAGCTCCATCTCTCGAAGGAGTAGCGCCCTCCTCTCCTTTGCTCCTACACCGTGGTAGACGTTGTGATCAATCTCCACCACTCCATTATTGTCCTGGCTCAGGGTGAAAATGGATATAGCCTCCTTGATCACACAGCTGTATACTGTCATCTTCTCAGCTGCCAACTCAGAGTGATTACGAACCTCTAAGACTGACCCAGTCACCTTATCAGCTGCAACCATAAGCAATGCTGCTAGTGCAGCCACTCGTCCTTCCATGGCAATGGCATAGGCCACCTCTCCCGTTTCTTTTGTCTTCTCACACAACACAGATATGGCCCGTAAATCCTGGAAACAGAGCAAAGCATAAGGGTACTTCGAATATATTCCTACAGGCATAGTGTGCTATCCGTAGTACTATCTGAATGATGATACAGTGAATGCACCTATAAACAAATCTGCTAGATTGTCCATAATGTCCAAGTCTTGCCTTTCTAGACATCAATTCCATATTGTTAGTTTCGCATAACCGCATTTTAATGATGCTAATCACATTTTCTTTGACATTGTACCAAATACATACAAGTACATGAATACTTGATTTCGGTTAATAAAGCCATAAATAAATGGCTTATTACAGTAGCAATAGATAATTGTACATTGCTCTGAAGATTAGATGGCGCTTCCACTATATTTGGAACTTCTGTTTACTACTTCAATCACAAATTCGCTTGGAATATTCACATTTGGTCTACTGCTCAACTCGGATCGTTTTTATAGAGGAAAAACAAAATTCGGAATTACAAGCCATAACTAGGATAAGGACTAAGGACTAAGGACTAAGGACTTGGCCACTTGGGATCCAGAATAAAATCTTTCTGGTATCCTGCTAACAATTAATTTCCAAAATTTTGTTTATGATTTTCGGAGACCTCCACCCCACTACATAAATTCGTCAATGTAACAGGGgtattcataatttttataagatATTAAAATATTATCTGTATATAACTATTTCGACACTACCCATTATATCAAATACAATACGTAGAAACAAATAACACAAACTAAATGTTCAAAGAAAATACAACCATTTTGCGGAGTGAGATTTTTACGAAAATTTTATGAAAGAAGACTTATGGTGCATTTTTTTTGTATATACCCATTTTACGTGACAAAATAACTAAAATATTAGATACATTAATTTTTTGGCCAATTGCTTAAACATACATTAATTTTTGAGCACTTGTTTGCTTGGCCAGTATATCTAAACAAACAACATTATTTATCTGCTAAACTAAGATCGCAAAGATTTAGATTTAGTGGCCAGCAAAACAAGTGGTAGAAAATAAAGGCATATTGCTGTAAATAATTTGATAGTGCTGAAGAGAAAGACAAATAAAATTAAGACAAGAATACCTTTTCGCTGAGGATGAGTAACAAATCATCCAGAGGGTCTTCTGGTCCCCACTTCGTGTCCATCCTTCAAAATTTCATGACATGACAAAATGCATCAGACTATCAGCGAACTCCCCACCAATCCTCCACCATATACTAACCATGCACACATGGTACATCCCCACACAAATTAAGAAAATTGTTTTCAACAATTGcagaaaatttttttttggggACGAAATACAATATCAATGTGTGTTTTTTTAGACAAAGGTACAATATCAATGTGTTAATAATATTAAAGTGTTACTTAATTTATACGTTTTAACCAATCGATTCTTGTCCAAAAATgtggaaatgtaaacaaactttTATCTTTATAAATGAGTTAATAAAGTGATACTTGTATAGTTTATCTACGAAAAATAGTAGTTATACAACTTTTAAATATACCTCTGTTTCATTacgtatatgtatatatattaaCTTTATCGATTTTTTTATGACCAATGGTACCCGAAACTTTCATCTTTATAAatgagttaattaaataataCTTGTATAGTATTTACGAGAAAATAGAATTATACAACTTTTAAATATCTCGTTTTCATTGTATATAAATTAATTTTTGGGTTTTCGTTAAATTTAAGGATACTAATGATGTTTTTGAAAAACGAGGGTACCACATATAATTCGAAAAAATACGAAAGATATCATGTTGAGTAATcctaatattttttattgtttttggtaTTGTACTATTTTTCATATATTATGGGACTTTTATACAACTTTTAAATATCTCACTCTAATATGTTACAATTTGCTAACAGGTCAGACCTAGAGAAGAAAAAATATTTCGTATATAATTTTAAAAAAGCTGCACACATGAAATCAGAGTCACACAGTCCCCCAACTCTCAAAGCAGGCGACAATAATCAGAGAGAAATGCAGACGACCTCCGATAAAAGGCCAAACATAACCTTTCCTTTTTCGGTAACTTTCATTTTGTCCACTTCAATCCCAAATACATCACTCTCACAtaagtaatacggagtatataaatataaaatatttacaacctacacataaaataaacacaaattctcattatagacggacactatccgtctatatgtatagacggataccacttTCCCTcataaaatacccatttgccataaagtgggaagcacatgaggatgccccaccttgtcccccctacccattttattagaggtctttaccgtctgttcgccccacccatctataccaagacctattgtaaaATAAACTACTGTATTTATTCATGAACATAACAGcatctttttttttaaaataaaaaacacTAAACAAAAGGGAATCCGACTGCAGTAACTAATAAATGAGGGAAGCTTTGACGtgataataaaattaaaataaagagGCACGAGACAAAAAGAAAGGACGAGTGTAATTAAAATGTGAGAGGATAGAGTTTGTTTGGACTCACCTGACGCAACGCAGAGACAACTCCAGAGGGAGCAAACCCTGTGCAACAACACTGCCACACCTGCTGCTACTTGTACTATTGCAACTCATCCCACCATTTCCACTACCTATTAATGCAGTAACAGCTTTTCTAGTTTTGAGGTCTGTGCGTCCTCTTTTCCGTATAAGCAGCTCTATGCAACGCACTGCGTGGTTCTCTGCCGCTGTGTGCAACGGTGCGTATCCTGTCGCTTTGTCCACCTCGTTCACCAGCGGTATTACTCCACATACCTCTCCGTTTAGTAGTGCTGCTGCTGATTCTGCTGAGTCGAACTCGCAGCATATGTGTAGCAGTCGCGATGCTGTTGCACGGTCTAAGGATTGAGATATGGATAAGGCGTTTGCTTGTTCGATTAGTGACGCTTTGTTGTCTTTGGATATTGCTTCGATCAGCATGTTAAGTGAGTTGCTTGAACCGGATTTTGTGCTGATtgttgatgatgaagatgacggtGACGATGTTGATACTCCAGTCCTCTGCTTGCAATAAAAAAGAGAATTCACCGCATTTATCACCAAATTCACTCAAACTTTAAACTAAATCTACTCATCTTACAAAATTCTTCGCATTCAAAGCAGAAGCTTATCATTATATCATAACTTTTCAGTTAAATAATCCCGAGTCTTCTTCTAACACATAAATGTGGAGAATTTATTAAAAACTCTGCAATTAAATGCGGAGAAATTATTGATGTTGTACTGTAACATCAATGCAACACTGAAGCTGAGAGATACGGAATTAATGAATAAAAATTGAGAATGTTAAGATATCTTGTGAATTTGTCAAGGTAATGTTGAGATAAAATCTTCGAAATTTCAGATTTCCTTGCCAAACAACACGTAGTTTTCTGAAAATCAAAGCTGTTTACAGTAACTCGGAAAATCGTGTCCTTGAAACAGCGTAAAGGCACATCGATGCTAATATTGCTACCGCAACCCTAGTTATTGTGATTATACGCCTAAAGTAATCAAAAACGAAGAAACAGAAGCCATACTGTTCGATTGAAAACAGCAGAAGAACTACTGTATTGCCGCagtgaaaaattttgaaatttcagATTTCCATCCCAAACAACACGTAGTTTTCTGAAAATCAAAGCTGTTTATGTGTTGTTTACAGTAGCTCGGAAAATCGAGTCGTTGAAACGTTTTAAAGGCGTATCGACGCTAATTTTTTGCAACCACAGCGTTAACTCATACAGTACGATTATACGCCTAAACTAATAAACAAAAAAATGTTGAAGAAACAGAGGACATAGGTAAGAATTTACTGTTCGATTGAAAGGAGGAGTCGAGCAACTGTATTGCGGCAGTGAATCTTCAATCGTCTTCCTATTAGCCTTCATTTTCTTCAATCAACAACAGATATTTTAAGGATTAGCTTTTTTGTTAGTAAAAACTAAataataaaaaattgaaaatcttGACGACGACATTAATAATGAAGAAAAGAACTCACCGGAGATGGAGAATCGTAAACACTTTCCGGTAGTGAGTTGAAGAGTTGTGTTTCATCAATTTTCTGCTCAAAAACAAAGGAATTATTTTCGGAAATTTGAGTGAAGAAAATAGTCGGTATAAAAAAAAGGAGAGAAGTAGTACGGAGGAATTTTGAAAACAAGGAAAGAAGTTATCATTAAGTGAGTTGAGGAGCTGCGAAGCTTCATCGTATTTCTGTAAATGTTCGACTTCCATTTTCTGCATATGAAAATAATCAAAAGTGAAAAATCACCATATTTGGAAAGGAAATGCAGTTAAAACGCGGAAAATGAAGCTTCCAAGTAAAATTGAATGGATAATGACAATAATAATGTAGATGTTGAATCTTGCATTTTTAGAAGTAAAGTGAAGCTTACCTCTGTATTAAATGTGTTGAAGACTTGCATCTATGGTGGTTGCTTTGTTGAATGGATTTTATGTGCTCTTTTTAGAGAGAGGAATGTTTTGGTGTGTTTGAAGATGAAGTAAAAGGATGAGAGGGAGGTTTGAATATATTGAGGCttagtaccaaaaaaaaaatatatattgaGGCTGAAATGTTTTTTTGCCCTGTGATTTGTTCCTTGTACAGATTCGGTCGTTTTTATTTTAGCCGGACTGACTCCATCTTCTCCTGTTCCTTTATTTACTAATGGGAAGTGTTAGGCGACACCAGGTGTTACTGAGTTGAGTAACACCCTAATTAAATAAaaggtaaaataaaataaaaattgcactataatttcaATTTGCGCCAACCCCTTAGAGGGTAAAATTGTAAAGCTCAATTAAGATCTTATTTCAAGCGAAACCATCTAATACATGATCAAAAACTTCCATGTATCTGATTTAACTACAAGATTGTACGATTCTACATGAACAGTTAATAATGGATGAAAAGAGGATAGATTTTTTGATATTTACCATGACAAAGAAACTACTGCAGTAATTTCACTAAAGAATCACGACTTGCAGGACAGTCTAATGATGACATCCCACATTGAGCTAGCATTAAGCTATCATGTTGATCATCCATCATCAACGAGACAACGACTCAAATCTCAATGTTATATGCTCCAAAGCTTATCGTCGTTCGTTGTGTGATAAAATTCCTAGCATGTTAATATCGAGTTtacaaaattattgtaatttgatgTTTGGAATTACTCTCCAAAAACTATGAATTCATTTAAGACGATTCAAATTTGTGATGAACTTCAAATTATTGTATTTAGAAATTAAAACTGATTCGAACTCCGAATCAGGCTATATTGTTAAAACACTTGATCAACACAGTTTTCTTTTCTTCGTGCTATATATTACAGTATTTTTCTACTAATTCAATGGTGAACAATAAACATCTAGTATGAAGCATCATTTTAATGGTGTTTTGTGGCAACAAGGCACTTCCGTTTCAAAGCTATCCATAATGTTGTTGGAGAAAATCAAGGAAAGTGCATAGGATTGAAATATTATTGAACACATTTCCTATATTACCCTTTTCTAATAAACAGTTTTCAATTAGAAATTAGATGGAGGGAAATAAAAATACTAAGTAATTTACCATTATACCCTGGGTGTTACTGAAATTCAGTACCACCGGTTGTCGCTATCTCATTTTCCTTTACTaattagtgtagatcccgcgcaaatgcgtgCTATATTTTTACTGTATTacttatagattttagatttatatcttataaattttagatttatatctcataAATTTTCTTAAAATTAATCTAGGTAGCGTTTGGGAACCAAAATTTGATTTGGAATCAAATATTTCAATTTCGGAATGTGAAATTAGGAAATATAAATCCAAATTCCTTGTTTGGAAACAAAGAATTTGAAATTATGAATtttgaaattcaaattttgtGTTTGGGAAAACACAGAATTTGAAAGAGAAAAAAGAttgtacatcggatgtactacctcacACATCAtgaatttttgagtttttgtgtattttttttgagtt
The Silene latifolia isolate original U9 population chromosome 11, ASM4854445v1, whole genome shotgun sequence genome window above contains:
- the LOC141611823 gene encoding uncharacterized protein LOC141611823 isoform X1, with the translated sequence MQVFNTFNTEKMEVEHLQKYDEASQLLNSLNDNFFPCFQNSSKIDETQLFNSLPESVYDSPSPKMKANRKTIEDSLPQYSCSTPPFNRTRTGVSTSSPSSSSSTISTKSGSSNSLNMLIEAISKDNKASLIEQANALSISQSLDRATASRLLHICCEFDSAESAAALLNGEVCGVIPLVNEVDKATGYAPLHTAAENHAVRCIELLIRKRGRTDLKTRKAVTALIGSGNGGMSCNSTSSSRCGSVVAQGLLPLELSLRCVRMDTKWGPEDPLDDLLLILSEKDLRAISVLCEKTKETGEVAYAIAMEGRVAALAALLMVAADKVTGSVLEVRNHSELAAEKMTVYSCVIKEAISIFTLSQDNNGVVEIDHNVYHGVGAKERRALLLREMELLHFFGACHTNNGFMSKKLVSPLILACQAGDEAVMKLLLKTNIDVNEVDSEGNSALKWCLKASKVPNRQQIRILLLLLKHGARVRQKDKFGLTSVHVAAGTGKIDALEILLLRDPDTVHLTSELKETPLFLAAKNDRIDCAQLLLRFGASTEIHNLRRERPIELAKSQQMRAALNRTSLVITNRNSRQKITVQNDEVVSTREVPLKETWSSSESINSSSDGDICKYYTSATGCARGSNCFFKHGEEELGNKKSRSRLARSLALQEFKRKIFVGGLPITIDSESLACIMQEKFGPVVDAKVLEVNIDGQVLSRGFGFVTFTDEKSVNAALDAHYTDILGKKVEMKTAVPKCLLSHDDSEDESLHEEPQNKTVQEEMQQKISQLYSQELGQFEISSDANKPEQISWASGIVLDQPEELVEAHKSRSAVQDMPKWFAVLKKWLPNFLKKMSRNTKQGEFYSLSSLKTDFKALFGLDLDHASLGYPKLSDFIKAYPGLCASKFINTGGTIPNHMILLPPKVSRPRALAVSKIDFSALSDITTAKKHVDHNRHKDVDVAKIESDKDCFSSRSSETSPDATVANAVGGESTVENVKTTATDTLPATNPRFLQFLTPDPIFHARTWRGTGGFKAPDEHFRQKHLVLEHLARKKNDVFFLRSIKFYDDYAASVKRGTCFACGENRLVWANYPCQHLLWCSGCRAKAMRIAEVGTPSHKCVVCDHVVVKIDLVSWSKLQFQSNADTEFPPIHAARLRSSQKV